Genomic window (Bosea vaviloviae):
TAGCCCATCTCTTCGGACTTCGAATGCTCGCCCGAAGCGATGCGCAGCAGGTAGTCGAAGATCTCCTTGCCCTTCTCCTCCAGCGTCACGCCGTCGAGCACATCGCCACAATTGATGTCCATGTCGTCGGTCTGCTTCAGATACATCGGCGTGTTGGTGGCGAGCTTCACCGAGGGCGTCGGCTTGCAGCCATAGGCCGAGCCACGGCCCGTGGTGAAGGCGAGGATATTGGCCCCGCCGGCGACCTGCCCCGTGGCGGAGACTGGATCGTAGCCGGGCGTGTCCATGTAGACGAAGCCCTTGGACTTCACCTGCTCGGCGTAGTGATAGACCGCGGCCAGCGTCTTGGTGCCGCCCTTGGCCGCCGCACCGAGCGACTTCTCCAGGATGGTGGTGAGCCCGCCGGCCTTGTTGCCGGGCGACGGGTTGTTGTTCATGTCCATCCGGGCGCGGGCCGTATAGTCCTCCCACCACTTGATGATGCCGACGAGCTTTTCTCCCACCTCGCGCGTCGCGGCACGGCGGGTCAGCAGATGCTCGGCGCCGTAGATCTCCGGCGTCTCCGAGAGGATCGCGGTGCCGCCATGCTCGACCAGGAGGTCGACGGCCTTGCCCAAGGCCGGGTTGGCGGTGATGCCGGAATAGCCGTCCGAGCCGCCGCATTGCAGCGCCAGCATCAATTCCGAGGCTGGCACGGTCTCGCGCACGGCGCGGTTGGCGATCGGCAGCATCACCTTCAGCGCCTCGATGCCGGCGGCGACGGCCTTCTTCGTGCCTCCGGTTTCCTGGATCGTCAGCGTGCGGAAGACGTCGCTCTCCTCGACGCCATAGGCGTCCTTCATCCGCTTGATCTGGAAGCC
Coding sequences:
- a CDS encoding UxaA family hydrolase, translating into MLDKAIPPRTLTLNAADNVAVAVDPVDAGVTAAGVTALKRIPRGHKLALSKIATGEPIRKFGQIIGFATVDIPPGEWVHEHNTGFHAFERDYAFCAEAKPEFVLPIEQQATFEGFRREGSGGRPGKAGTRNYVGILTSVNCSASAARFMAEEVKRSGLLADYPNVDGVIALTHGTGCGIDYNGESFEVLKRTTWGYACNPNMAAVLVVGLGCEGFQIKRMKDAYGVEESDVFRTLTIQETGGTKKAVAAGIEALKVMLPIANRAVRETVPASELMLALQCGGSDGYSGITANPALGKAVDLLVEHGGTAILSETPEIYGAEHLLTRRAATREVGEKLVGIIKWWEDYTARARMDMNNNPSPGNKAGGLTTILEKSLGAAAKGGTKTLAAVYHYAEQVKSKGFVYMDTPGYDPVSATGQVAGGANILAFTTGRGSAYGCKPTPSVKLATNTPMYLKQTDDMDINCGDVLDGVTLEEKGKEIFDYLLRIASGEHSKSEEMGYGDAEFVPWQIGATM